TTCTCCGACAGCGATGGGAAGGGACAGGAGACGCTCGTCTCCACCACGGAGAAGCGTCCCAGCGCTGAGAGCTCCAGCTCCCTCTACCTGGCGGAGCCCGGAAGCAGGTACCCCCGGTTGAGCAAGGGCGTCTTCAGCTGGGTGCCCATCCAGCAGGGCACCACGCTGCGTGAACTCGTCATCCAGTAGTGCCAGGGGCCCGCATCTCCCCGGGACATCCCCGCCGGGGACACTAGGATGCGGTGCATCATGACCGCGCCCTTCCTCGTCGCCACCCTCGTTGAACCGCTGGAACCCGGGCACTACCGCTCGCGCTACGAGGCGCCCTGGTATCAGGGCCGGGGTGCCTACGGCGGCGTGGTGGCGGGACAGGTGCTGCGCGCGCTGGAGCACCACCTCAACGACGCCAACAGACAGGTGCGCTCGTTCACCGTGCACTTCTGCTCGCCCGCGGCGGAGGGCGTGGCGGACCTGCACACGCGCATCGAGCGCGCCGGCAAGTTCGTCACCCACGCCACCGCGCGGGTGGAGAGCGGCGGCGTGGTGGTGGCTGTCGCCACGGCGACCTTCGGCGCCGCTCGCGGTGGAGCGCCCGAGTACATGGACTTCGTCATGCCGGAGGTGCCCGCGCCCGGGACGCTCACGCCCGTCCCCGATGACGTGCCCATGCCGGACTTCTGCCGCTTCTTCGAGTACCGCTACTGCGTGGGCTCGCCGCCGTACTCGGGTGGGCCCGAGGCGGAGGTGGGCGGCTGGCTGCGGCCTCGCGTTCCCACGGCGCTGGACCCGGCGCTGTGCGTGGGCTTGATGGATGCGTATCCGCCGTCCGTGCTGTCGCGGCTGGACGGCTTCCGCGCGGCGGCGTCCGTGGACTTCAGCGTGCAGTTCTTCCAGACGTTCCCGGTGAAGGGCATCGCGCCGGACGCGCACTACCTGCGCACCGGCCGCTCGCGCCAGGCGGCGGACGGCTACACGGAAGAGACCCAGCTCCTCTGGGCGGAGGACGGCACGCTGCTCGCGCAGTGCCGTCAGCTCGTCGCCGTGCTCGGCTGATCAGGACACCAGCTCGGCCACCACGGCGTGGTGGTCGGAGACGGCATCGGGCAGGCGCGCGTAGCGGGTGAAGCGCAGGGCGTGGGAGATGAGCACCTGGTCCAGGCGCTGACGCGCGTTCGGGACGGGGTACGTGGGCTCGCCTTCGGAGGGCGTGTGCAGCCCCAGCTCCGCGCAGAGGCAGGCCACGGGACCCTCCACGTCCTCCGCGTTGAAGTCGCCCATCACCACGCGAGGCCGCCGTGGCCGCTGGCGCAGGGCATGGATGAGCTGATCCACCTGCCGCCGCCGCACCGCCGCGGAGAACGGATCCAGGTGCAGGGACACGACCTCCGGTCCGTGCTCTCCGGCGAGCGCGGCCACGACGTAGCCCTTGTCCACGCGCCGGTCGCGGCCGAAGTGCGCCGTGTCGCATGACTCCAGCGGCTGCCGGCTCAGCAGCGCCGTGCCCTGCGCGAACAGTCCCGGGACGCCGGAGTGCACGCCGTGATGCACGTGCGGATACCCGGCCTGCTCCGCGATGCGGGCCACCTGATCCACCCGTCCGCTGAAGAGGCTGGACCGGTCCGCCTCCTGCAACGCCACCACGTCCGCGCCTTCACGGGCGAGCAGCGCCGCCACCCGGTCCAGCGTGCCCAGCAGCGCGGAGCGCCGCCGCAGGAAGGGCATGGGCACGGCGAACGGCGCACCGTGCGCCACGTTCAGGGTGAGGACCTTGAGTCGCACGGGGCCGGTGCGCGCGGAACGGCTCAGGCGGCGATCTGCTTGCGCAGCAGCCGCGTCAGCTCCGCGGGGTCCACCGGCTTGGGCAAGAGCTCCGCGCCGTAGCGGATGGCCACGGGCAGCAGGTCATCCAGGTCCGAGTGGCCGGTGAGGAAGATGAACGGCGCGCGGCACTCCTGCAGCTCGCGCATGGCGACGAGCACGTCGGAGCCGTTCATGTCCGGCATGTTGTAGTCGCACAGGATGGCGGCGACGCCGTTGAGGTCCAGGTGGAAGGCCTCGGCGGGGGACTGCACCGTGAGCACCGTGTAGCCCGCGCCCCGAAGGGTGTCTCCCACGGTCGCGAGCACGAAGAGGTCATCGTCGATGACCAGCACGGTTGGCATGGGCGGTCCTCCCGCGCCTGAGCGGCGCGCCGATGCGCGCGAGTGTATCCGAGCCCGCGCGTCCGCGCGCCACGCCCCACCGGGCAAGTCGCCGGGGTCGAGACCACCCCCGTCGTAGGGTGTGGGCGCGGCGGGCCCATCAGTGCGCTCAGTGTTTCGAGGGCGCGACAGGGGACGGGATGAGGATGAGCTGCTCCTGGGGTGGGTTGAGGTATTCGGCGCCGGTCTCCGTGATGACCGCCATCTCCTCCACGGAGAGGATGCGCAGCGCGTCCGGGCTGCTGCCGTCCTTCCACGCGTAGAAGCCGTCGAAGGCGAACACCTGCCCGGGCTGGAGCTTGCGCAGCGCGGAGCCCGCGGGCGGCTTGCCGGACGCCGCGCCGGACAGGGCGGGGCCCGCGTCATGGGCCCAGTAGCCCACGGGATGGCCGGTGCCCCACATCACGGGCTCGGAGCCCGCTTCACGCATCCAGTCGCGCTGGGCCTTGTCCACGTCGTAGCCGCGCACGCCGGGCTTCATCGCCGCGAGCGCGATGCGGCTGCCCTTCTTCGACTTCTCCCACTTCGCCAGCGCCTCCGCAGGAGGCTGCGTCTGCCCCGGCGCCAGCACGTACGCGAAGCGCTGGATGTCCGTCACCCACGTGCCTCCCACGCGGATGCCGAAGTCCGTCTGGATGAAGTCCCCCGGCTGGATGACGCGGTCGGTGGCGTTCGAGTGCCCGCGCGTGGGCCCGCTGTTCACATTGGGGTTCTGGTCCGGCTGCCACCCGTCCCCCACGCCCAGCTCCGCGATGCGCTTCTTGAGGAAGCGCGCCACGTCCGAGTCCCGCGTCTTGCCGGGCACCACGGTGCGGTACGCCTCCTCCTCCAGCTTCGCGGTGATGTCCGCGGCCTTGCGCATGATGTCCACCTCCTCGGGCGTCTTCACGGACAGCCACTCGGAGACCAGGTCCTCGGAGGACACCAGCTTCTTGCGCAGCGCGGGGGACAGCGCCGCCTCCAGCTTCGCGCGCTGCGTGGCGGACAGGCCGTCCGCGATGGACATCCGCTCCGACGAATTGATGGCGACCTTGGTGGGCTTCGCCTTGGACAGGCGCGCGGCGATGAGCGCGTGCACGTCCGCGCCGCGCTCGAAGGCCACCACCTCGTCCACCACGCCCATGTCCCGGAGCGCGGTGGCCTCGCCCTCGGGGGAGAGCGCGGTGGAGCGCAGCGTTTCACCGTCGCGCAGGAACAGGAACGCGGCGGTGCCGCCCGCGTTCTCCCCGCCCACATGGCTGGCGAGCGGATCGTTGTCGTTCTCGCGGCAGAGCACCACCCACGCGTCCACGCCCGCGCGGGCCATGGCCTGGGGCAAGAGCTTCTGGAGGCGCTCCTTGCGCACGCGAGGCCACGCGCCTTCCGCGGCGGGCACGGCGGGCGCGGCGGTCGCAGCTTGGGCGAGGGAGGCAAACAGCAGGGCGGAGAGGAGGACGGGCCGGACACGCGTCATGGATGCGCTCTTCCTGGTGGGGGAGGGCGCGGATTGTTTCACGACCGCACGGCGCGGCAACCCACACGCCGTGCACCGCGTGGGCGCTTCACCTGGAAGTCCAGGAATCACAAGAGACATGTCCGGGACGTGGGCCTGTTCGTGGATGGACGCGGCCCTGCCCCCGGGTCGCGGGCGCGGATGGCTGTCTGTCATTGCGCCGGGACCGCCGGGCGGGCGCGAACGGCGTCAAGGCTTGCGACCGTGCGCGTCGTCTCCAACCCCGGAGTCGCACATGCGTGTCGAAGAAAACAGTGCCGCCGCGGAGTACGTCCAGGGCAACGAGGACCGGGAGCTGCGACGGCTGATGCTCCAGGCCCAGGTGTACGCGCCGCTGACGGAGGGAGTGCTGCGCGCGGCCGGCCTCA
This DNA window, taken from Corallococcus coralloides DSM 2259, encodes the following:
- a CDS encoding acyl-CoA thioesterase, producing MTAPFLVATLVEPLEPGHYRSRYEAPWYQGRGAYGGVVAGQVLRALEHHLNDANRQVRSFTVHFCSPAAEGVADLHTRIERAGKFVTHATARVESGGVVVAVATATFGAARGGAPEYMDFVMPEVPAPGTLTPVPDDVPMPDFCRFFEYRYCVGSPPYSGGPEAEVGGWLRPRVPTALDPALCVGLMDAYPPSVLSRLDGFRAAASVDFSVQFFQTFPVKGIAPDAHYLRTGRSRQAADGYTEETQLLWAEDGTLLAQCRQLVAVLG
- a CDS encoding endonuclease/exonuclease/phosphatase family protein, whose translation is MRLKVLTLNVAHGAPFAVPMPFLRRRSALLGTLDRVAALLAREGADVVALQEADRSSLFSGRVDQVARIAEQAGYPHVHHGVHSGVPGLFAQGTALLSRQPLESCDTAHFGRDRRVDKGYVVAALAGEHGPEVVSLHLDPFSAAVRRRQVDQLIHALRQRPRRPRVVMGDFNAEDVEGPVACLCAELGLHTPSEGEPTYPVPNARQRLDQVLISHALRFTRYARLPDAVSDHHAVVAELVS
- a CDS encoding response regulator; this encodes MPTVLVIDDDLFVLATVGDTLRGAGYTVLTVQSPAEAFHLDLNGVAAILCDYNMPDMNGSDVLVAMRELQECRAPFIFLTGHSDLDDLLPVAIRYGAELLPKPVDPAELTRLLRKQIAA
- a CDS encoding M24 family metallopeptidase, coding for MTRVRPVLLSALLFASLAQAATAAPAVPAAEGAWPRVRKERLQKLLPQAMARAGVDAWVVLCRENDNDPLASHVGGENAGGTAAFLFLRDGETLRSTALSPEGEATALRDMGVVDEVVAFERGADVHALIAARLSKAKPTKVAINSSERMSIADGLSATQRAKLEAALSPALRKKLVSSEDLVSEWLSVKTPEEVDIMRKAADITAKLEEEAYRTVVPGKTRDSDVARFLKKRIAELGVGDGWQPDQNPNVNSGPTRGHSNATDRVIQPGDFIQTDFGIRVGGTWVTDIQRFAYVLAPGQTQPPAEALAKWEKSKKGSRIALAAMKPGVRGYDVDKAQRDWMREAGSEPVMWGTGHPVGYWAHDAGPALSGAASGKPPAGSALRKLQPGQVFAFDGFYAWKDGSSPDALRILSVEEMAVITETGAEYLNPPQEQLILIPSPVAPSKH